One Triticum aestivum cultivar Chinese Spring unplaced genomic scaffold, IWGSC CS RefSeq v2.1 scaffold28729, whole genome shotgun sequence DNA segment encodes these proteins:
- the LOC123172672 gene encoding uncharacterized protein yields the protein MASQLVESHRAGAEVHKGNDICKKKTIELLEELDLPKGLFPMDDIEEVGHNCESGFVWMLQKKKNEHMFNKLNQTVSYDTEVTAFVEKGKMKKVTGVKVEDLYSLVEVYVDESSADKVTIKTDTGLSETHDAPVFAVGE from the coding sequence ATGGCGTCCCAGCTGGTTGAGAGCCACCGTGCCGGCGCCGAGGTCCACAAGGGGAACGATATCTGCAAGAAGAAGACCATCGAGCTTCTCGAAGAGCTTGACCTCCCGAAAGGCCTCTTTCCTATGGATGACATCGAGGAGGTCGGGCACAATTGTGAGAGTGGGTTTGTGTGGAtgcttcagaagaagaagaacgagcacaTGTTCAACAAGCTCAACCAGACCGTCTCCTACGACACTGAGGTGACCGCTTTTGTGGAGAAGGGCAAGATGAAGAAGGTCACCGGGGTCAAGGTCGAGGACCTATACTCTTTGGTCGAGGTCTATGTGGATGAGTCTTCTGCTGATAAGGTTACCATCAAGACTGACACCGGTCTGTCTGAAACCCATGATGCGCCCGTGTTCGCTGTTGGGGAATAG
- the LOC123172670 gene encoding uncharacterized protein yields the protein MASQLVESHRAGAEVHKGNDICKKKTVELLEVLGLPKGLFPMDDIEEVGHNCESGFVWILQKKKKEHTFNKLNQTASYDTEVTAFVEKGKMKKITGVKVEEFSLVEICVDESSADKVTIKTDTGLSDTHDAAVFALGE from the coding sequence ATGGCGTCCCAGCTGGTTGAGAGCCACCGTGCCGGCGCCGAGGTCCACAAGGGGAACGATATCTGCAAGAAGAAGACCGTCGAGCTTCTCGAAGTGCTTGGCCTCCCGAAAGGCCTCTTTCCTATGGATGACATCGAGGAGGTCGGGCACAACTGTGAGAGTGGGTTCGTGTGGATActtcagaagaagaagaaagagcacACGTTCAACAAGCTCAACCAGACCGCCTCCTACGACACTGAGGTGACCGCTTTTGTGGAAAAGGGCAAGATGAAGAAGATCACCGGGGTCAAGGTCGAGGAGTTTTCTTTGGTCGAGATCTGTGTGGATGAGTCTTCTGCTGATAAGGTCACAATCAAGACCGACACTGGTCTGTCTGACACCCATGATGCTGCCGTGTTCGCTCTCGGAGAATAG